The following proteins come from a genomic window of Trifolium pratense cultivar HEN17-A07 linkage group LG4, ARS_RC_1.1, whole genome shotgun sequence:
- the LOC123920161 gene encoding uncharacterized protein LOC123920161, with the protein MEHQSLTSHPNSPDSSPNSRELLENNDHRSPFDEHPPQPPPSNSNRVKLMCSYGGKIQPRLHDHHFTYIGGDTKILTVDRSVKLTTLVGKLSTMANCDVCFKYQLPGEDLDALISVCNEEDLDHMMIEYDRLGRVSPKPARLRLFLFPAPVINNKDDEDASADSSVSAVILAAVEDSKSEGQWFIDALNSANVPPLEESPPPPPTLNPDYLFGLDKPYSDTPSAKQAEFPVTVPDFPAMETECGPETVKETEIQELERMEFVNIEQEVKVDGENGGINGVFDCHTEENAEKVIPLVANEPEPVQSPTQTLDQIQIQPGSFQVQIPEPVPVQSMFSPVRHHNVSLSPGGYSMGYTNEPAPVYLIQTSSGLYQALRPVTGPHGQPVYFAYTQIVNQNQFGYNGSGVPGVVSEHGYSNGGSYVSDRSALPL; encoded by the coding sequence ATGGAGCATCAATCCCTCACTTCTCATCCCAATTCCCCTGATTCATCCCCTAACTCTCGCGAATTGCTCGAAAACAACGATCACCGTTCACCATTCGATGAACATCCACCACAACCACCACCTTCCAATTCCAACAGAGTCAAGCTAATGTGTAGCTACGGTGGAAAAATTCAACCTAGGCTACACGATCATCACTTTACGTACATCGGCGGCGACACCAAAATCCTCACCGTTGATCGTTCCGTCAAATTAACCACACTCGTCGGTAAGCTCTCAACAATGGCGAATTGTGATGTTTGTTTCAAGTATCAACTCCCTGGTGAAGATCTCGATGCTCTGATCTCCGTTTGCAACGAGGAAGATCTCGATCACATGATGATCGAGTACGATCGGTTGGGTCGCGTTTCTCCTAAACCTGCTAGGTTGAGACTCTTCCTCTTCCCTGCacctgtcatcaacaacaaggaCGACGAAGATGCGTCTGCTGATTCTTCTGTTTCCGCTGTTATTCTCGCTGCGGTGGAAGATTCCAAATCGGAAGGACAATGGTTCATCGACGCGCTCAATTCCGCTAATGTTCCGCCGTTGGAAGAATCTCCTCCGCCGCCTCCGACGTTGAATCCAGATTATCTCTTTGGTTTAGATAAACCGTATTCTGATACTCCGTCGGCGAAGCAAGCGGAATTTCCGGTAACTGTTCCGGATTTTCCGGCTATGGAAACTGAATGTGGGCCCGAAACGGTTAAAGAAACTGAGATTCAGGAACTTGAGAGAATGGAGTTTGTGAATATTGAACAAGAAGTGAAAGTTGACGGAGAAAACGGCGGAATTAACGGTGTTTTTGACTGTCACACTGAAGAAAACGCGGAAAAAGTGATTCCGTTAGTTGCGAATGAACCTGAACCTGTTCAGAGTCCGACTCAGACTCTGGATCAAATTCAAATCCAACCCGGTTCGTTTCAGGTTCAGATTCCTGAACCGGTACCGGTTCAGTCAATGTTTTCTCCTGTAAGGCATCATAACGTGTCTCTGTCTCCTGGTGGTTACTCAATGGGGTATACAAATGAACCGGCTCCGGTTTATCTGATTCAAACATCTTCAGGATTGTATCAAGCACTGAGGCCGGTAACTGGACCACACGGTCAACCGGTTTATTTTGCCTATACGCAAATTGTGAACCAGAACCAGTTTGGTTACAATGGTTCAGGGGTACCTGGTGTGGTTTCTGAGCATGGCTATTCCAATGGTGGTTCTTATGTGTCTGACAGATCAGCTTTGCCATTGTAG
- the LOC123920162 gene encoding phosphoglycerate mutase-like protein 1 has protein sequence MDTTAGPSLYPLHHSKTIHLVRHAQGVHNVEGEKNHDAYLSDDLFDANLTPLGWKQVENLQKHVKAIGLSGKIELVVVSPLLRTMQTAVGVFGGEAHTDGTNEPPLMIENVGHSDHPAVSSLNCPPFVAVELCREQMGLHPCDKRRTVTEYRHLFPGIDFSLVETDEDTWYTPEREKKEEVTARGLKFLEWLCTRKEKEIAVVTHSSFLFNTLSAFGNDCHPNIKTELSAHFANCELRSMVIMDKGMVGSNSSTTNYPGKIPHGPDLPSDATD, from the exons ATGGATACTACAGCAGGTCCAAGTCTCTATCCATTGCACCATAGCAAAACTATTCACCTG GTTAGGCATGCCCAAGGAGTTCATAATGTGGAAGGAGAGAAGAACCATGATGCTTACTTATCGGACGATCTATTTGATGCAAACCTTACCCCTCTTGGCTGGAAGCAG GTTGAAAATCTGCAAAAGCACGTGAAGGCTATTGGACTTTCTGGAAAAATTGAACTAGTTGTGGTTTCTCCATTGTTAAG GACAATGCAAACAGCAGTTGGAGTCTTTGGTGGGGAAGCACATACTGATGGAACTAATGAACCTCCTTTGATGATTGAAAATGTGGGACATAGTGATCATCCTGCAGTTTCTAGTCTTAACTGCCCACCTTTTGTTGCAGTAGAGCTTTGCCGAGAGCAAATG GGTCTCCATCCTTGTGATAAGAGAAGAACTGTCACTGAGTACCGACACTTGTTTCCAGGAATTGATTTTTCATTG GTCGAAACTGATGAGGACACTTGGTACACACCTgaaagagagaagaaagaagaagttACTGCTAGGGGACTGAAGTTTTTGGAATG GTTGTGTACACGTAAAGAGAAGGAGATAGCTGTTGTTACACACAGCAGTTTTCTGTTTAATACTCTAAGTGCTTTTGGAAATGATTGTCACCCAAATATTAAGACTGAATTGTCTGCACA CTTTGCTAATTGTGAACTACGTTCGATGGTTATCATGGATAAAGG TATGGTTGGATCAAATAGTTCAACTACCAACTATCCTGGCAAAATTCCTCACGGTCCGGATCTTCCTAGTGATGCTACTGACTAA